In one Brienomyrus brachyistius isolate T26 chromosome 5, BBRACH_0.4, whole genome shotgun sequence genomic region, the following are encoded:
- the LOC125741825 gene encoding protein Wiz-like isoform X1: MELAECSPSPSSAPGQMTVPGPSLSPLAQDLAPPASVGCTLQSSFSPVTREEPNDSGGVTGNSEEGRGGAPFGPEEDGTSQKSLRPSAFLSSQAWDSDSEKEMLEEELQHFSNPHGLAAHSPGPMLQSPSSATQQDRTMGETDEVSEGQEHVTPEDAERWDRAGPGPRCDESKTGQPGSPDSEEDGVRQGVTAQPAEPLPSKAKPKEVRMKGPRNSEKQREEAATLDVYSFPGDSDPESPPPAPWAHCTFTQRRRRKRALLRPFSGLGSPHRVTPGAGRRAKGREGAGLALESRPLRIAEEGQGGGMGGAAEEVEMVESKDAPDQDVFTCVECSIYFKKQVHLREHMQQHCQSGGRGRWAPEGAGAGLGCSECGWELEDSVALEEHRRQHQESRKKILEEISKLDEEGVKGTGMAQRGPDHSDSQQERGPQPRPMGGHRGLSSSLSSDVALSRSARADMWAKSSEEEDYPGTSKDLLNPTHPPITPGNSTGPPSLSAAAATHRTGLAGRKAGLSTKGSSQLFPAPRSAAPGLCRRDVAFKSIGNRRGGRRGDDRTRAAAVTPKPELSAYELGDSQKQDQTVGSEGSEMASEGPLSAPSALWLPDSVQVPTSAVRLKRTFSDSLRVAAESPELTGSQQYQLRHAVPLVLIESLHFSPPPCFSGASLKMSSRAIGKSSLLVKDVFTFSLKNKGKEANDDEEEEEEEDDDDDDEEEEVDHEFNDDDEENMFLSDETLGEEAGMLKNVERKCPYCPDRFHNGIGLANHVRGHLNRVGVSYNVRHFISPEEVNAIERKFSYQKKRKKVANFDPDTFSLMRCEFCSAGFDTRAGLSSHARAHLRDFGITNWEVTVSPINILRELFSSRPDLTLPTGPPRSSPVYGPDLEDDWDMPGVSGIGAMDSALSSLSPSPTLPTAQVEGGEDDQMPDAEDDATGLPGSRSAAPSDLGTTDTPSPEDPDDKSESAGSLLKCEVCAAPFETRRGLSSHARSHLRQLGVGVSESSGAPIDLLYQLIKERDGRFSPLPTPPSVAKKSHGGGSVPRKEATGGVASGKGPVSEPRAALFSPLVPGDRAPPSGARASSPMVFAKSRSASPVLRKAPISSLLPTSSPLRSLESKPGPVKSPSASIASPASTKPFWAPQETDAPLNLTSVEGESNKDIVCQLCGAWFETRKGLSSHARAHLRHFGVVDAETKGSPIDYLNQLIHTDDFKHRASGLLPNLLEVASAPSLSPPSSSHSTKRLSLSSPSGGLHKAISHGPRSPHTKRPKPSGQERAALQVFRLSGSELSPLTHGEPSKEIGCEFCGEYFENRKGLSSHARSHLRQLGITEWSVNGSPIDTLRELIARRGLPCALPLRPLKSPPPSPSSPRSPPPISPSSPNSGKRPPFALPQSHTPTARKVGSMLPAKPKPEPMQVELSRPGPAAGGGSFSADPVPPSWTSHDTTLSLSLAPPLDPEPTRDIRCEFCGEYFENRKGLSSHARSHLRQLGITEWSVNGSPIDTLRELMRKRGAVPASAAPIKKEPGFGGGAWEELAYLPPKFSRKSPLTMVHPGPRSLKHGGPSLSTAPLNGKGAGFAGVSLLGKRPLPEVPHPLEKAKPKTFSPSPLDFSFKGKSSPEKFAAATSVDASCELCGYYFENRKALASHARAHLRQFGVTEWCVNGSPIETLSAWMRSRPHKVAEMHRRYLQGDRPFPKKKCGSASVTPLSADSRDATSSGLHKPPSSHRPSLGSPLGRRAGREVTSAPWGASASLQQGSHGMSRQALPSHSQVARSELNVRSPRGFERRPPKHLSHSESGERDSRPPQTPRTSTIPALVPKPPSTPLVKLVGKVYSLKCRFCEVEFHGPLSVQEDWVRHLQQHILELNFNKSEPPSTPGSGPAPTPGPALTTPPSATPPAPAQESIPGASTPTPVPTSSPTPVASPIPSPSPSPALTPAATPTPVATPTPTSTPVTTQEV, from the exons ATGGAGCTGGCAGAGTGTTCCCCTTCCCCCAGCAGTGCCCCGGGTCAGATGACGGTTCCCGGACCTTCCCTCTCACCCTTGGCACAGGACCTGGCACCTCCTGCAAGTGTTGGCTGCACCTTACAG AGTTCCTTTTCTCCAGTAACAAGGGAGGAACCGAATGACAGCGGCGGAGTAACTGGCAACAGTGAGGAAGGGAGAGGTGGCGCCCCCTTTGGGCCTGAAGAAGACGGGACGTCACAGAAGAGTCTCCGGCCCTCAGCCTTCCTGTCCTCCCAGGCCTGGGACTCCGACTCGGAGAAGGAAATGCTCG AGGAGGAGCTGCAGCACTTTTCGAACCCTCACGGTCTGGCAGCTCACAGCCCTGGGCCCATGCTGCAGTCCCCTTCCTCGGCAACCCAGCAAGACAG AACCATGGGGGAGACGGACGAAGTGTCTGAGGGGCAAGAGCACGTAACCCCGGAGGATGCAGAGAGGTGGGACCGGGCCGGTCCAGGCCCACGGTGTGACGAGTCAAAAACAGGACAGCCCGGATCACCAGACT CGGAGGAAGACGGCGTCAGGCAGGGAGTGACCGCACAGCCTGCTGAGCCGCTACCATCCAAAGCTAAACCAAAGGAGGTGCGGATGAAGGGGCCCAGGAACAGCGAGAAGCAGAGGGAGGAGGCGGCAACGCTGGACGTGTACAGCTTCCCCGGGGACTCGGACCCCGAAAGCCCCCCACCGGCACCCTGGGCCCACTGCACCTTCACCCAGCGCCGGAGGAGGAAGCGGGCTTTACTGAGGCCTTTCTCGGGCCTTGGATCGCCTCACCGCGTGACACCAGGGGCGGGAAGGCGGGCCAAAGGccgggagggggcggggctcgCCCTGGAAAGCAGGCCCCTCAGGATTGCGGAAGAGGGACAGGGTGGCGGCATGGGGGGCGCCGCTGAGGAGGTGGAGATGGTGGAGAGCAAAGATGCGCCGGATCAGGACGTCTTCACGTGCGTGGAATGTAGCATCTACTTCAAGAAGCAGGTTCACCTGCGGGAGCACATGCAGCAGCACTGCCAAAGCGGGGGGCGGGGCCGGTGGGCACCAGAGGGGGCAGGCGCGGGCCTGGGGTGCAGCGAGTGCGGCTGGGAGCTGGAGGACAGTGTGGCGTTGGAGGAGCACCGGAGGCAGCACCAGGAGTCACGCAAGAAGATCCTAGAGGAGATCAGCAAGCTGGACGAGGAGGGGGTGAAGGGCACGGGTATGGCACAGAGGGGCCCCGATCACAGTGACAGCCAGCAGGAAAGGGGCCCACAGCCCCGCCCCATGGGGGGTCACAGGGGCCTATCTTCCTCCCTGTCCTCGGATGTGGCCCTTAGCCGGTCAGCGCGTGCGGACATGTGGGCCAAAAGCTCGGAGGAGGAGGACTACCCAGGGACCAGCAAAGACCTGCTCAATCCCACCCACCCTCCTATCACCCCTGGCAACAGCACTGGGCCCCCATCCCTCTCTGCGGCTGCGGCCACCCATCGGACGGGTTTGGCCGGCCGCAAAGCGGGGCTCTCCACCAAAGGCAGCTCCCAGCTGTTCCCGGCCCCCCGGAGTGCAGCCCCTGGGCTTTGCCGCAGGGACGTGGCGTTCAAGAGCATTGGGAACAGAAGGGGAGGGAGAAGAGGGGACGATCGGACGAGGGCAGCCGCTGTCACGCCAAAGCCTGAACTGTCAGCTTACGAGTTGGGAGATTCGCAGAAACAGGACcaaactgtggggtctgagggcTCCGAGATGGCCTCAGAGGGGCCACTGTCTGCCCCTAGCGCACTTTGGCTCCCAG ACTCTGTGCAGGTGCCCACCTCGGCCGTGCGGCTGAAGCGCACTTTCTCTGACAGCCTCCGGGTGGCGGCAGAGAGCCCGGAGCTCACTGGGAGTCAGCAGTACCAGCTCAGGCATGCGGTTCCCCTCGTGCTCATTGAGTCTCTCCACTTCAGCCCTCCACCTTGCTTCTCTGGCGCCAGCCTTAAGATGAGCAGCAGGGCgattg GCAAATCCTCTCTGCTGGTGAAGGATGTCTTTACCTTTTCCCTGAAAAATAAGGGTAAAGAAGCCAATGATgacgaagaggaggaggaggaggaggatgatgatgatgatgatgaggaggaggaggttgaCCACGAGTTTAATGATGACGATGAAGAGAATATGTTTTTGTCAGACGAGACACTGGGAGAGGAGGCAGGGATGTTGAAGAACGTAGAGAGGAAGTGTCCATACTGCCCTGATCGCTTTCACAACGGCATCGGCCTGGCCAATCACGTGCGGGGCCACCTCAATCGCGTCGGTGTCAGTTACAACGTCCGGCACTTCATCTCCCCGGAGGAGGTCAATGCCATCGAGAGGAAGTTCTCATACcagaaaaagaggaagaaag TGGCCAACTTCGACCCAGACACCTTCAGCCTCATGCGCTGCGAGTTCTGCAGCGCTGGGTTCGACACGCGCGCCGGCCTGTCCAGCCACGCGCGTGCACACCTGCGTGATTTCGGGATCACCAACTGGGAGGTCACTGTCTCGCCCATCAACATCCTGCGGGAGCTCTTCTCCAGCCGCCCGGACCTGACACTCCCGACCGGGCCCCCTCGAAGCTCGCCTGTCTATGGCCCCGACCTGGAGGATGACTGGGACATGCCAGGGGTCAGTGGGATTGGCGCCATGGACAGTGCACTGTCATCTTTGTCGCCATCCCCGACCCTACCAACAGCACAAGTGGAAG GTGGAGAAGACGACCAGATGCCAGATGCGGAGGATGATGCGACCGGGCTTCCCGGGAGCAGGAGTGCAGCCCCCTCGGACCTCGGGACTACGGACACCCCGTCGCCTGAGGACCCTGATGACAAATCCGAGAGCG CCGGCAGCCTGCTGAAATGCGAAGTGTGCGCCGCCCCCTTCGAGACGCGGCGGGGCCTGTCCAGCCACGCCCGCTCacacctgcggcagctgggtgTGGGCGTATCGGAGAGCAGCGGGGCACCCATCGACCTGCTCTACCAGCTCATCAAGGAGCGCGATGGACGCTTCTCCCCTCTCCCCACCCCGCCGTCCGTGGCCAAGAAAAGTCACGGCGGGGGTTCTGTGCCACGGAAAGAAGCCACGGGAGGAGTAGCGTCTGGCAAGGGGCCCGTCTCTGAGCCCAGAGCCGCCCTCTTCTCCCCACTGGTCCCCGGTGACAGAGCACCGCCCTCTGGGGCCCGGGCCTCCTCACCAATGGTGTTTGCTAAGTCCCGCTCAGCATCCCCCGTGTTGCGGAAAGCCCCCATCTCCTCCCTGCTCCctacctcctcccccctgcgcTCCCTGGAGTCCAAACCTGGCCCTGTGAAGTCCCCCTCTGCCTCCATTGCCTCCCCGGCCTCTACCAAGCCTTTTTGGGCCCCACAGGAGACGGACGCCCCCCTGAACCTAA CCTCCGTTGAAGGGGAATCCAACAAGGACATCGTGTGCCAGCTGTGTGGGGCCTGGTTCGAGACACGCAAGGGCCTGTCCAGCCACGCCAGGGCGCACCTGCGTCACTTCGGGGTGGTGGACGCGGAGACCAAGGGCTCCCCCATCGACTACCTGAACCAGCTCATCCACACCGACGACTTCAAGCACAGAGCCAGCGGCCTGCTGCCCAACCTGCTGGAGGTGGCCTCTGCTCCCAGCCTCTCCCCACCTTCCTCCTCCCACTCCACCAAGCGCCTGTCCCTGTCCTCGCCTTCCGGAGGGCTGCACAAGGCCATCTCGCACGGGCCAAGGAGTCCCCACACCAAGCGGCCCAAGCCTTCGGGACAGGAGAGGGCCGCCCTGCAGGTGTTCCGTCTGAGTGGCAGTGAGCTGTCGCCCCTCACGCATG GTGAGCCGTCTAAGGAGATCGGCTGCGAGTTCTGCGGGGAGTACTTCGAGAACCGCAAGGGCCTGTCGAGCCACGCGCGCTCGCACCTGCGCCAGCTGGGCATCACCGAGTGGTCGGTGAACGGCTCGCCCATCGACACGCTGCGGGAGCTTATTGCGCGCCGCGGGCTGCCCTGCGCTCTGCCCCTACGGCCCCTGAAGTCGCCCCCACCTTCACCGAGCTCCCCTCGCTCCCCCCCGCCCATCTCCCCGTCCTCCCCCAACTCGGGCAAACGCCCACCTTTCGCCCTACCCCAGAGCCACACGCCCACGGCCCGCAAGGTTGGCTCCATGCTGCCAGCCAAACCAAAGCCCGAGCCAATGCAGGTGGAGCTGAGCAGACCGGGCCCTGCggcaggggggggcagcttCAGCGCTGACCCTGTTCCCCCGAGCTGGACCAGTCATGACACCACCCTGTCCCTCAGCCTCG CGCCGCCTCTGGATCCGGAGCCGACCCGGGATATCCGCTGCGAGTTCTGCGGGGAGTACTTCGAGAACCGCAAGGGCCTGTCGAGCCACGCGCGCTCGCACCTGCGCCAGCTGGGCATCACCGAGTGGTCGGTGAACGGCTCGCCCATCGACACGCTGCGGGAGCTCATGCGCAAGCGGGGCGCCGTCCCCGCATCTGCTGCTCCAATCAAGAAGGAGCCTGGGTTTGGGGGCGGGGCCTGGGAGGAGCTGGCCTACCTGCCGCCCAAGTTCTCCCGCAAGTCGCCGCTGACCATGGTACACCCGGGGCCTCGGTCACTCAAGCACGGGGGGCCCTCCCTTTCCACCGCGCCCTTAAATGGGAAGGGAGCTGGCTTCGCAGGCGTATCCTTGCTAGGGAAGAGGCCCCTCCCAGAAGTGCCTCACCCGCTGGAGAAGGCCAAGCCCAAAACATTCTCACCCTCGCCTCTCGATTTCTCCTTCAAGGGGAAGTCGTCCCCTGAAAAGTTTGCGGCCGCCACTTCAG TTGACGCCAGCTGTGAGCTGTGCGGCTACTACTTTGAGAACCGCAAGGCCCTGGCGAGCCACGCCCGTGCCCACCTGCGCCAGTTCGGCGTGACCGAGTGGTGCGTCAACGGCTCCCCCATTGAGACGCTGAGCGCCTGGATGCGCAGCCGACCGCACAAGGTGGCCGAGATGCACCGTCGCTACCTGCAGGGCGACCGTCCCTTTCCCAAGAAG AAGTGTGGCTCCGCCTCTGTCACCCCTCTAAGCGCCGACTCCAGGGATGCCACGTCCTCAGGCCTGCACAAGCCCCCGTCGTCACATCGGCCCAGCTTGGGGTCGCCCCTGGGCCGGCGGGCAGGTCGTGAGGTCACCAGCGCCCCCTGGGGGGCCAGTGCCTCGCTGCAGCAGGGGTCCCACGGGATGTCCCGCCAGGCTCTGCCATCACACTCACAGGTGGCGAGGAGTGAGCTCAATGTGCGCTCGCCCCGAG GTTTTGAACGTCGCCCCCCAAAGCATTTATCCCATTCTGAAAGCGGCGAGAGGGACAGCCGACCCCCGCAGACCCCCCGCACCAGCACCATCCCAGCTCTCGTACCAaagcccccctccaccccactgGTCAAGCTGGTGGGCAAGGTCTACTCTCTGAAGTGCAG GTTCTGCGAGGTGGAGTTCCACGGCCCGTTGTCCGTGCAGGAGGACTGGGTCAGGCATCTGCAGCAGCACATCCTGGAGCTCAACTTCAACAAATCTGAGCCTCCCTCCACCCCCGGCTCGggtcccgcccccaccccaggccCCGCCCTCACAACCCCGCCCTCGGCCACGCCCCCAGCTCCTGCCCAGGAAAGCATTCCGGGCGCCTCCACTCCGACCCCAGTCCCCACCTCCAGTCCCACTCCGGTCGCCAGCCCCATCCCATCTCCCAGTCCTAGCCCCGCCCTAACCCCTGCCGCGACCCCGACTCCggttgccacccccacccccacgtctACCCCTGTCACCACACAGGAAGTGTga